One genomic segment of Ipomoea triloba cultivar NCNSP0323 chromosome 9, ASM357664v1 includes these proteins:
- the LOC116030166 gene encoding auxin-induced protein X15, whose amino-acid sequence MLGKKISSMKKLAKKACSSQQHHECLLIKQGDDGEGRESPSRRGGTPTGAFAVYVGEERRRFVVPTSYLSHPLFKILLEKAYDEFGFAQSGGLLLPCSVKTFQQVVHAVECCNGQFHFGELVHQFH is encoded by the coding sequence ATGCTGGGGAAGAAGATTAGTTCGATGAAGAAGCTAGCCAAGAAGGCTTGCTCATCACAACAACACCACGAGTGCTTGCTCATCAAGCAGGGTGATGATGGGGAAGGCCGGGAATCTCCGAGCCGGCGCGGCGGCACGCCCACCGGAGCTTTCGCGGTGTACGTGGGGGAGGAACGGCGGCGGTTTGTGGTGCCCACCAGCTACCTGTCCCACCCATTGTTCAAGATCTTGCTGGAGAAGGCCTACGACGAGTTTGGGTTCGCCCAATCCGGCGGCCTTTTGTTGCCGTGTAGTGTAAAGACGTTCCAACAAGTGGTCCACGCCGTCGAATGCTGCAACGGCCAGTTCCATTTTGGGGAACTAGTACACCAATTTCATTAG
- the LOC116030109 gene encoding kinesin-like protein KIN-5C: MSNRHDKEKGVNVQVLLRCRPFSEDELRNNAPQVVTCNDYQREVSVSQNIAGKHIDRVFTFDKVFGPSAQQKDLYDQAIVPIVHEVLEGFNCTIFAYGQTGTGKTYTMEGDSKRSKGPHNGELPSGAGVIPRAVKQIFDTLESQNAEYSVKVTFLELYNEEITDLLAPEDLSKVALEDRQKKQLPLMEDGKGGVLVRGLEEEIVTSASEIFTLLERGSAKRRTAETLLNKQSSRSHSLFSITIHIKEATPEGEELIKCGKLNLVDLAGSENISRSGAREGRAREAGEINKSLLTLGRVISALVEHLGHVPYRDSKLTRLLRDSLGGRTKTCIIATVSPAVHCLEETLSTLDYAHRAKNIKNKPEVNQKMMKSTLIKDLYGEIERLKSEVYAAREKSGVYIPKERYYQEESERKAMADQIEQMGVTLENQQKQFEDLQGKYDAEAQRCFDLTSKLDATQKDLNQTSKLLVNTEEDLRQCQYALKERDFIISEQKKAENALAHQACVLRADLEKALQDNASLFLKIAKEDQLNADNRSVVNGFQSELGNQLDCLSKTVATSISRQSEQLHCVENFCHSFLELHEKSILGLKKKVSGSKALYISHFEAMQNVVRLHKASSNAALDDINALVSSNSQSIDEFLAAEAVKANEVFNDLQITMSTHQSEMADFSRELRQRFKTSTEHLTNISKNIQELFDKFMDESNSLGEHATKFEENQMKSIAEFQKAFEEQSKSDTEKLIADMNSLVSNHMRRQRELVDARLLGLKETVTENKIFLDERVCSMEGINSDTKRKWQDFFVQAGDYTKDSADFSAAKHCRMEKLMQECVSNAETALKLWQTTRESINDMGSQHISTMDSLVSNIGDGNNHHAMDFDSTRDAAEEDVKGNSDSIIQLVDGLSEQEKGCISNILSTASAQSETLDELQKDHSMQSTSIQQKACETFQQKYMEYEPTGNTPIRSEPDVPSNGNIESLRAMPMEVLMEEFRENHSFDDSFKGKEQKPSLIPRSPFSHINQ, from the exons ATGTCGAATCGGCACGATAAAGAGAAAGGTGTAAATGTTCAGGTTCTTCTTCGTTGCAG ACCGTTTAGTGAGGATGAATTGAGGAACAATGCGCCGCAGGTGGTGACCTGCAATGATTATCAGAGAGAGGTGTCAGTTTCGCAGAACATTGCCGGGAAGCACATTGATAGGGTTTTTACATTTGACAAG GTTTTTGGTCCGTCTGCTCAGCAAAAAGATCTTTACGATCAAGCAATTGTTCCCATTGTACATGAAGTTTTAGAAGGTTTCAACTGCACTATTTTTGCCTATGGTCAAACTGGTACGGGAAAGACTTATACTATGGAGGGTGATTCTAAGAGGTCAAAG GGTCCACACAATGGAGAGCTGCCTTCAGGGGCAGGAGTCATACCTAGAGCAGTAAAGCAAATTTTTGATACACTTGAGAGTCAAAATGCAGAGTACAGTGTGAAAGTGACTTTTCTGGAGTTATACAATGAGGAGATTACTGATTTGTTAGCTCCTGAGGACTTATCTAAGGTTGCTTTAGAAGACAGACAGAAAAAACAATTGCCACTCATGGAAGATGGAAAGGGTGGAGTTCTCGTGAGAGGTCTTGAAGAGGAAATTGTCACTAGTGCCAGTGAGATATTCACATTACTTGAAAGGGGATCGGCGAAACGTCGAACTGCAGAAACCTTATTAAATAAACAGTCAAg TCGGTCACATTCACTTTTCTCCATTACTATACACATCAAGGAAGCAACTCCTGAAGGAGAAGAACTTATAAAATGTGGCAAGCTGAATTTAGTTGATTTGGCTGGTTCAGAGAACATTTCTCGTTCTGGTGCTAGGGAG GGACGTGCAAGAGAAGCTggagaaataaataaaagtttacTTACACTAGGACGGGTAATTAGTGCCCTTGTGGAACACTTGGGGCATGTCCCCTATAG GGACAGTAAGCTCACACGACTGCTCCGAGATTCACTTGGAGGGAGAACAAAGACATGCATTATTGCCACTGTATCACCTGCTGTTCATTGTCTTGAAGAGACCCTAAGCACGCTGGATTATGCACATAGGGCAAAGAATATAAAGAATAAGCCTGAG GTAAATCAAAAAATGATGAAGTCAACTCTTATTAAGGATCTCTATGGTGAAATTGAGCGGCTTAAATCAG AGGTTTATGCTGCTCGTGAAAAGAGTGGTGTCTACATACCGAAAGAGCGATACTATCAGGAAGAGAGTGAGAGAAAG GCAATGGCAGATCAGATTGAACAGATGGGCGTTACACTAGAGAACCAGCAAAAG CAATTTGAGGATTTGCAAGGTAAATATGATGCTGAAGCTCAACGGTGCTTTGATTTGACCAGCAAACTAGATGCTACTCAG AAAGACTTGAACCAAACCAGTAAGTTGCTGGTCAATACAGAGGAAGATCTAAGGCAATGCCAGTATGCCCTCAAGGAACGAGACTTTATAATATCCGAACAGAAAAAAGCTG AAAATGCACTTGCTCATCAAGCTTGTGTTTTACGTGCTGACTTGGAGAAAGCTCTCCAAGACAATGCATCACTCTTTCTTAAAATTG CTAAAGAGGACCAACTAAATGCTGACAACAGGTCAGTGGTAAATGGCTTCCAATCTGAGCTTGGGAATCAACTTGATTGTCTCTCCAAAACAGTGGCCACATCAATTTCTCGGCAAAGTGAACAACTCCATTGTGTTGAAAATTTTTGTCATTCTTTCCTTGAATTACATGAGAAG TCTATCTTAGGTTTGAAGAAGAAGGTCAGTGGTTCAAAGGCATTGTATATCTCTCACTTTGAGGCCATGCAAAATGTTGTGAGGCTCCACAAGGCTAGCTCTAATGCTGCACTTGATGACATAAATGCTTTGGTATCTTCAAATTCACAGTCCATTGATGAA TTTTTAGCTGCAGAGGCTGTTAAAGCAAATGAAGTTTTTAATGATCTACAGATCACTATGTCAACTCATCAAAGTGAAATGGCAGATTTCTCTCGAGAGCTTCGCCAG agaTTTAAAACCAGTACTGAACACCTGACAAATATCTCAAAGAACATTCAAGAGTTATTTGACAAGTTTATGGATGAATCAAATAGTCTTGGGGAGCATGCAactaaatttgaagaaaatcaGATGAAGTCTATTGCTGAATTTCAAAAGGCATTTGAG GAGCAATCAAAATCAGACACAGAGAAGCTTATAGCTGATATGAATTCTCTCGTCTCCAATCACATGCGTCGACAGAGAGAGCTG GTGGATGCAAGGCTGCTGGGTCTCAAAGAAACTGTGACTGAAAATAAGATATTTTTAGATGAACGTGTTTGCTCAATGGAGGGTATTAATTCAGACACCAAAAGAAAATGGCAGGATTTCTTCGTGCAAGCAGGAGATTACACCAAAGATAGTGCTGATTTCTCTGCTGCTAAGCATTGCCGAATGGAAAAACTCATGCAGGAGTG TGTAAGCAATGCTGAAACAGCTTTGAAGCTGTGGCAAACTACACGTGAATCTATTAATGACATGGGCAGTCAACATATCTCAACAATGGATTCACTTGTTAG CAATATTGGTGATGGTAACAACCACCACGCAATGGACTTTGACTCCACAAGAGATGCCGCTGAAGAAGACGTGAAAGGAAATAGTGACAGTATTATTCAACTCGTTGATG GCTTGTCAGAGCAAGAGAAAGGTTGTATATCTAATATTCTCAGTACTGCAAGTGCACAGTCTGAAACACTAGATGAACTCCAGAAAGATCATTCCATGCAGTCTACTTCTATACAGCAGAAGGCATGTGAAACCTTCCAGCAGAAATACATG GAATACGAGCCAACTGGAAATACACCAATAAGGAGCGAGCCTGATGTTCCAAGCAACGGGAATATTGAATCACTCCGAGCCATGCCAATGGAGGTGCTTATGGAAGAATTCAGAGAAAACCACTCATTTGATGATTCCTTTAAAGGAAAAGAACAAAAGCCATCGCTCATCCCACGGTCTCCTTTCTCACACATCAACCAGTAG